GACGATCACGGGACTTTGGCCGCAGCAGTGACTGCAGCAGATCTTGTTGCGACGTTGCAGGGTGAGGGGCCGTTCACGGTATTTGCACCCACCGACGATGCATTC
This genomic interval from Marinilabiliales bacterium contains the following:
- a CDS encoding fasciclin domain-containing protein, encoding MTGQPDGAPAGDPLPETVVDIIVGSDDHGTLAAAVTAADLVATLQGEGPFTVFAPTDDAF